Sequence from the Corallococcus soli genome:
CACAAGGTGGAAACCAGGAAAGTCCTGTGGCGTACGAGTGGGCATGCGACGTGCGCCGTCGGCTTGCGTCATCGCTTGCGCGAAGGCCACGGGTTGAAGGCTCACGCCCAGAGTTCCTGCTCCAGCGTGTCGAGGAGGCCGAGGGCGACCTCGGGCGCAGGCAGGCCCGCGGCGGTGACGAGGCCCGGGTCCAGTGCCACCAGGACCTCCGCGCGCAACGTCGCCACCGCCTGTCGCTGGGCCTCGCGCAGCGCGCCCCGCTCCTGGGGCGAGAGGCGCGGCCGGGCCCACTGGTCGATGTCCCAGGAGAGGGCCGCGTGGCGCGTCTCGTCCTCGGCGATGCGGGCCATGGCCTCGCGCACCTCGGCGTCCTGCGCGTGCAGGGCCTGGTGGTGGGCCACCAGCGCGCCGTATGTCTCGCGCACGCAGCCCTCCACGGCGTTGTCCAGGGCCACGTCGAGGAGCGGGCGCAGGGGCAGCGGTGCGACGACGGGACGCTGGGGCGTGGCGCCGAAGCGACGCGCGATGCGCCCGGTCACGTCGGTGTGCAGGACTTCATCCATGGCGCTGCGGCGGGCCGCGTCCTGGAGCCCCGCGTCGGCGCCGTGCAGGGCCAGCTCCTCGCGCAGGCGCAGGAAGGCGTGGACGGAGGCGGCTTCCAGGTGCGCGGCCTCCGCGAAGTAGTGTCCCAGCGCGTCCGTGCTCTCGCAGGACGCGGCGTCCTGGAGGCCCACGGGGCGCCGGCCGATGGCGCAGGCGTCGCTGCCCTTCTCCAGGACATGGCGCTCCACTTCGCGGACTTCGCCGGAGGTGGACACCCGCACCACGTGTTGCGTCAGCGCCGTGTTCTTCCCGCAGGCATATCCCTGGGTTCCGATGACGTTGAAGCCGCCGTTCGGATCCTGCTTCACCGCGCCCCGCTCCAACTGGGAGCAGCTCATCGTGTTGCCAGCGGCGAAGGCCAGGAGCACGGCCTCCTGTGCGGTGTCGACGGTGCCCAGCAGGGACTTGAGGGACTCTGGCGTCGCGTAGGTCTTCACCTCGTCACCGCGCGTCGTGACCAGGAAGAAGTCGGCGCAGAGCTCCGTGCAGGTGTGATGGAAGCCCGCGCTGGGAACCGCGTTCTCCAGGGCGCCCTGACAGGCGGCGGCATCGGTGGCCGTCGCGCAGGGCTGGCCCTGGGAGGACACGGGGCCGGAGTCGCGCTCATCCGAGCCGAAGTACGTGTAGAGGTAGCGAAGCTGAACGAAGTCTGGCGCTGGGGAGATCGTCAGGGCGTCAAGGGCAAGGCCATTCCCGCTGCAGGCGATTTGCGAATAGCCCGTCAGGTCGGCGCGGCCGTCGGTCCCACCGTCAACCCCGTCGTCAGGGGTGGAGCCACAGCCCGCCAACACCAGGGGCGTGGCGAGCGAGGCCCGCAGGGCCCGTGAGAAGAGGTGGCGCAGTCGGAGTGCGTGCATGGGTGACTTCCTGGCCAGGAGGCCCTTGGGATGACGAGGATGGGACTGCCCCGGCTTCGACACCGGGGGCAGGCTTCTTGGGACACGGAGGTCGCTTCCAGGTGCGCGGCCTCCGAGAAGGAGTGTCCCAGCGCGCCCGTGCTCTCTCAGAGGGCCGCGGTCTGGGGGCCCACGGAGCTTCCGCTGCTCTTGCAGGCGTCGCCGCCCTTCTCCAGGACATGGCGCTCGACCTCGCGGAGCTCCCCGGCGGCGGACACCTCCAGCACGACCTGCTCCAACCCTGAGTCCGCGCAGGCGTCGCCCTCGTAGGTGACGACATTGAAGGTGCCGTTCGCGTTCTTCTTCACCGCGCCCTGTTCGAGCGTCTCGCAGCTCACGGCGTTGCCCGAGGCGTAGGCGAGCAGCACGGCCTCCTGTTCGGTGTCGACAGTGCCCAGCAGGGACTTGAGGGCCTCCGGCGTCGGGTGCGTCTTCACCTCATCGCCGCGCGTGGTGACCAGGAAGGTATAGGTCACGACCGCGGGGCAGACGCCCTGGCAGGTGTCGACGAAGCTCTCCGTGGTGGTCGCGTTCGCCAGGGCGGTCTGGCAGGCGGGGACGTCGGTGGCCGTCGCGCAGGGCTGGCCGGAGCTGGTGCGGGTGCGACCACTCGTGGGTTCGGAGGGGCTGTTGGTGGAGCGAAGCTCGACGAAGTCCGGCGAGGGCGAAATCGCCAGTTCGCTGAGTGCGGGGACCCCGTTGTCGCAGGAGATTCGCGAGTAGCCTTCCAGGTCCGCGGAGGAGCCGCAGCCCGCGAGCACCAGCAGCGTGGCGAGCGAGGAGGTGCGCAGGGTCCGTGAGATGAAGTGACGCAGTTGGAGGGCGTTCATGGGCGGCCTTTCTGGAAAGAGGTGCCGGGCGCTACAGCAACAGCGATGCCAGCACTCCGCCACGAGGAGGAGCCCTTGCCGGGGCGGCGCCACGTGCTCGGAAAATCCAGACAGGGCGACAGAATCCTGAGGGGCTGATCAGGCGCCCCCGCTCTCCCGAAGCCATTTGCCAGACGCTACCGGGCCGTCTTCCTGGCGACGGACCGTGAGCGCTTCGGGGCCGGGGCCTGTTCGATGAGCACGGCCAGTCCATCCAGGACGCGCTCGAGTCCGAACCGGAAGGCGTGCTCGGGGTCGTAGGCGGCGCCATGGGCCTGGCCCGCGGCGGTGCCCACGCGGGCGGCGGTGGGATAGCGCTCGGGGTCGGACATGCGCGCGAGCAGGGGCGCGTTCGCCTGCCACCACGTCGCGTCGCTCATCTGGGATTCAAGTCGCGCGGCGCGCATGTCCGACGCGGCCCGGGCACAGGACTCGACGAAGCCCAGCACGAACGTCAGCGCGGCATCCCGCTCCACGTCGCCGAGGGCCGTGTCGTCGAAGGCCTGGAGCTCGTACTCGTACTTGGCCAACTGCCCCGGGCCCAGCGGCGGGCGCGTGGTGGACACGTCCGCGAGCCACGCGTGCGTGGTGAACAGGGCGCGGTTGTCATGGGCCACCGCCTCCAGGCGGGCCCGCCAGTCCCGCGTCTTCGGCTTGCGCCGGGCCATGCCCGCGTAGAGGCCGTCGAGCATCAGGTCGATGAGCTCCGCCCGGCCGGGGACATAGGTGTAGAGCCCCATGGGCGCGATGCCGAGCTTCCCGGCCAGCGCCCGCATCGTCACCGCGTCCAGCCCCTCCGCGTCCGCCAGCTCCACCGCCGTGGCGACGACGGTGTCCACGGTGAGGCCCGGCTTCGGCCCACGCTGTCCCTTCGGAGGCGTGGCCTCCCGCCACAACAGCTCCAGCGTCCGTGTGGGGTCTCCCGCGCTGCTGCGATGCGATGCCATGCGGCGGATTCTTCCAACGCCAGGACCTTGACGTGCAACTGCGTACGGCGTACGTAGATTGAGGAGTCCGTCAAACCCCGCTGGAGGATGACCATGCGAGTCACTGCTTCCGCCGTATCCCTGAACGTCGATGACGTGGAGGCTTCCGCGTCCTTCCTGACGCAACACTTCGGCTTCAAGGAGGCGATGTCCGCGGACGGCTTCGTGTCGCTCGCGCGGCCGGACGTGGGCTTCAACGTCTGCTACCTGCGCACCGGCCTGAAGTCGCTCAAGCCCGAATCGCTGAAGAC
This genomic interval carries:
- a CDS encoding ferritin-like domain-containing protein; translated protein: MHALRLRHLFSRALRASLATPLVLAGCGSTPDDGVDGGTDGRADLTGYSQIACSGNGLALDALTISPAPDFVQLRYLYTYFGSDERDSGPVSSQGQPCATATDAAACQGALENAVPSAGFHHTCTELCADFFLVTTRGDEVKTYATPESLKSLLGTVDTAQEAVLLAFAAGNTMSCSQLERGAVKQDPNGGFNVIGTQGYACGKNTALTQHVVRVSTSGEVREVERHVLEKGSDACAIGRRPVGLQDAASCESTDALGHYFAEAAHLEAASVHAFLRLREELALHGADAGLQDAARRSAMDEVLHTDVTGRIARRFGATPQRPVVAPLPLRPLLDVALDNAVEGCVRETYGALVAHHQALHAQDAEVREAMARIAEDETRHAALSWDIDQWARPRLSPQERGALREAQRQAVATLRAEVLVALDPGLVTAAGLPAPEVALGLLDTLEQELWA
- a CDS encoding TetR/AcrR family transcriptional regulator gives rise to the protein MASHRSSAGDPTRTLELLWREATPPKGQRGPKPGLTVDTVVATAVELADAEGLDAVTMRALAGKLGIAPMGLYTYVPGRAELIDLMLDGLYAGMARRKPKTRDWRARLEAVAHDNRALFTTHAWLADVSTTRPPLGPGQLAKYEYELQAFDDTALGDVERDAALTFVLGFVESCARAASDMRAARLESQMSDATWWQANAPLLARMSDPERYPTAARVGTAAGQAHGAAYDPEHAFRFGLERVLDGLAVLIEQAPAPKRSRSVARKTAR